A window of Pantoea agglomerans contains these coding sequences:
- the fadA gene encoding acetyl-CoA C-acyltransferase FadA, translating to MENVVIIDAVRTPMGRSKGGAFRQVRAEDLSAHLMRELLSRYPALNPATLDDVVWGCVQQTLEQGFNIARNAALLAEIPHRVPATTVNRLCGSSMQALHDAARAIMVGDAHACLVGGVEHMGHVPMNHGVDFHPGLGRTVAKAAGMMGLTAEMLAHMHHISREQQDAFALRSHQRAWAATQRGDFRREIVPTYGHDADGALKRYDFDEVIREETSLEGLAALKPAFDPVNGTVTAGSSSALSDGAAALLVMSESRARELGLTPRARVKSMAVIGCDPSIMGYGPVPASKLALKRAGLSVEDIDVFELNEAFAAQTLPCIKDLGLLDRLDDKVNLNGGAIALGHPLGCSGARISATLLNIMERRDAQFGLASMCIGLGQGIATVFERL from the coding sequence ATGGAAAATGTGGTGATTATTGATGCGGTCCGCACGCCGATGGGTCGCTCTAAAGGTGGCGCTTTTCGTCAGGTACGCGCGGAAGATCTCTCCGCGCACCTGATGCGCGAGCTGTTAAGCCGCTATCCGGCGCTTAATCCCGCCACGCTGGACGATGTGGTCTGGGGCTGCGTGCAGCAGACGCTGGAGCAGGGTTTTAACATTGCGCGCAACGCCGCGCTGCTGGCGGAAATTCCCCATCGCGTGCCGGCGACCACCGTTAACCGCCTCTGCGGATCGTCGATGCAGGCGCTGCACGATGCGGCGCGCGCCATTATGGTCGGCGACGCGCACGCCTGCTTAGTCGGCGGCGTGGAACATATGGGCCATGTGCCGATGAACCACGGCGTCGATTTCCATCCAGGGCTTGGTCGGACGGTGGCGAAAGCGGCGGGCATGATGGGCCTGACCGCCGAAATGCTGGCGCATATGCACCATATCAGCCGCGAGCAGCAGGACGCCTTTGCGCTGCGCTCTCACCAGCGCGCCTGGGCCGCGACGCAGCGCGGCGATTTCCGCCGGGAGATCGTACCGACCTACGGACACGACGCCGACGGCGCGCTAAAGCGCTACGACTTTGACGAGGTGATCCGCGAGGAGACCAGCCTCGAAGGGCTGGCGGCGCTGAAGCCGGCGTTCGATCCGGTCAACGGCACGGTCACGGCGGGCAGCTCCTCGGCGCTCTCCGACGGCGCCGCCGCGCTGCTGGTGATGAGCGAAAGCCGGGCGCGCGAGCTGGGGCTGACGCCGCGCGCGCGGGTTAAAAGCATGGCGGTCATCGGCTGCGATCCGTCAATTATGGGCTACGGTCCCGTGCCCGCCAGTAAGCTGGCGCTGAAGCGTGCCGGATTAAGCGTGGAAGATATTGATGTATTCGAGCTGAACGAAGCGTTCGCCGCGCAAACCCTGCCCTGCATTAAGGATCTCGGTTTGCTGGATCGGCTGGACGACAAGGTGAACCTGAACGGCGGCGCCATCGCGCTCGGTCATCCGCTCGGCTGTTCGGGCGCGCGCATCAGCGCCACGCTGCTGAACATTATGGAACGACGCGATGCCCAGTTCGGCCTGGCCAGCATGTGCATCGGCTTAGGCCAGGGCATCGCTACCGTATTTGAGCGTCTGTAA
- the fadB gene encoding fatty acid oxidation complex subunit alpha FadB: MLYQGDTLSLRWLEDGVAELQFDAPGSVNKLDTRTVASLGEAIGMLEQQTTLRGVLLTSAKPAFIVGADITEFLSLFDAPTEKLSQWLAFANSIFNRLEDLPVPTLAAVDGYALGGGCECILATDLRVATPDARIGLPETRLGIMPGFGGSVRLPRLLGADAALEIIAAGKDVDGVSALKLGLVDAVVSRDKLRAAALAMLKEAIAQGDWQTRRAPKLAPLRLSPIEAAMSFTVAKNVVLQSAGKHYPAPLAAVKTIEAAATLGRDDALKLETAAFVPLAQSDEARALVGIFLNDQYVKGLAKKYASASSAPEQAAVLGAGIMGGGISYQSAWKGVPVKMKDIQPQALTLGMNEASKLLNKQLERGKIDGGKLASTIAMIQPTLDYAGFERADLVVEAVVENPQVKAKVLAETEQHLRADAVLASNTSTIPISQLAEALKRPENFCGMHFFNPVPRMPLVEVVRGEKSSDATIGKVVAWASKMGKTPIVVNDCPGFFVNRVLFPYFAAFGLLLRDGADFRQIDKVMEKQFGWPMGPAWLLDVVGIDTAHHAQRVMAEGFPTRMQKDYRDAIDVLFDAERYGQKNGKGFYRWEMDRKGKAKKVADPEVDALLNPVCAATRVFSDEEILNRMMIPMLNEVVRCLEEKIVASPAEADMALVYGLGFPPFRGGALRYLDTLGNGNVVDQARRYGELGALYQLPDLLLQKAHQRESWYPAVQPIDEAALQSA, from the coding sequence ATGCTCTACCAAGGCGATACCCTTTCCCTGCGCTGGCTTGAAGACGGCGTCGCTGAGCTGCAGTTCGATGCCCCCGGCTCAGTGAATAAACTCGACACCCGAACCGTCGCCAGCCTTGGCGAAGCGATTGGCATGCTGGAGCAGCAGACAACGCTGCGCGGCGTGCTGCTGACCTCGGCTAAGCCCGCCTTTATCGTCGGCGCCGATATTACCGAATTTCTCTCGCTGTTCGACGCGCCGACGGAAAAGCTCAGCCAGTGGCTGGCGTTCGCCAACAGCATCTTTAACCGGCTGGAAGATCTGCCGGTGCCGACTCTTGCCGCGGTAGACGGCTACGCGCTGGGCGGCGGGTGCGAATGCATCCTGGCGACCGATCTGCGCGTCGCCACGCCTGACGCGCGCATCGGTCTGCCAGAAACCCGGCTGGGCATTATGCCCGGCTTCGGTGGCAGCGTGAGGCTGCCGCGTCTGCTGGGTGCCGACGCCGCGCTGGAGATTATCGCCGCCGGGAAAGATGTCGACGGCGTCAGCGCGCTGAAGCTTGGGCTGGTCGATGCGGTGGTCAGCCGCGATAAGCTGCGCGCCGCCGCGCTCGCCATGCTGAAGGAAGCTATCGCGCAGGGCGACTGGCAGACGCGTCGCGCGCCGAAGCTGGCACCGCTGCGCCTCAGCCCGATCGAGGCCGCCATGAGCTTTACCGTAGCCAAAAACGTCGTGCTGCAAAGCGCAGGCAAACACTATCCCGCACCGCTCGCTGCGGTAAAAACCATTGAGGCCGCCGCTACGCTGGGGCGCGACGATGCGCTGAAGCTGGAAACCGCCGCCTTTGTGCCGCTGGCGCAGAGCGATGAGGCGCGCGCGCTGGTCGGTATTTTCCTGAACGATCAGTACGTCAAAGGGCTGGCGAAAAAGTACGCCAGCGCCAGCAGCGCGCCTGAACAGGCGGCAGTGCTCGGCGCAGGCATTATGGGCGGCGGCATCAGCTATCAGTCGGCGTGGAAAGGCGTGCCGGTGAAGATGAAAGATATTCAGCCGCAGGCGCTGACCCTGGGGATGAACGAGGCGAGCAAGCTGCTGAATAAACAGCTGGAGCGCGGCAAGATTGACGGCGGCAAGCTGGCCAGCACCATCGCCATGATCCAGCCTACCCTCGACTATGCCGGTTTCGAACGCGCCGATCTTGTGGTCGAAGCGGTGGTCGAAAATCCGCAGGTGAAAGCGAAAGTGCTGGCGGAAACCGAACAGCATCTGCGCGCCGATGCGGTGCTCGCCTCCAACACCTCGACCATTCCCATTAGCCAGCTGGCAGAGGCGCTGAAGCGTCCGGAAAATTTCTGCGGCATGCACTTCTTCAACCCGGTGCCGCGTATGCCGCTGGTAGAGGTGGTGCGCGGCGAGAAGAGCAGCGACGCCACCATCGGCAAAGTGGTGGCCTGGGCGAGCAAAATGGGCAAGACGCCCATCGTCGTTAATGACTGTCCTGGCTTCTTCGTTAACCGCGTGCTCTTTCCCTACTTCGCCGCGTTCGGCCTGCTGCTGCGCGACGGCGCAGATTTCCGCCAGATCGACAAAGTGATGGAGAAGCAGTTCGGCTGGCCCATGGGCCCGGCATGGCTGCTGGACGTGGTCGGCATTGATACCGCCCATCACGCGCAGCGCGTAATGGCGGAAGGCTTCCCGACGCGCATGCAGAAAGATTACCGCGACGCCATCGACGTCCTGTTTGACGCCGAGCGCTACGGCCAGAAGAACGGCAAAGGTTTCTACCGCTGGGAGATGGATCGCAAAGGCAAAGCGAAAAAAGTGGCCGATCCTGAAGTGGACGCGCTGCTTAACCCGGTTTGTGCCGCTACGCGCGTCTTCAGCGACGAAGAGATCCTGAATCGCATGATGATCCCGATGCTGAACGAAGTCGTGCGCTGCCTGGAGGAGAAGATTGTCGCCTCACCGGCCGAAGCCGATATGGCGCTGGTCTACGGCCTTGGCTTCCCGCCGTTCCGCGGCGGCGCGCTGCGCTATCTCGATACGCTCGGCAACGGCAACGTAGTCGATCAGGCCAGACGCTACGGCGAGCTTGGCGCGCTCTACCAGCTACCTGACCTGCTGCTGCAAAAAGCGCACCAGCGCGAAAGCTGGTATCCGGCGGTTCAACCTATCGACGAAGCGGCGCTGCAAAGCGCCTGA
- the fre gene encoding NAD(P)H-flavin reductase translates to MTILSCKVTSVEAITDTVYRVRLIPEADFTFRAGQYLMVVMDERDKRPFSLASTPMEKEIIELHIGASDLNLYAMAVMDRIRNDRQITVDIPHGDAWLREESSRPIVLIAGGTGFSYARSILLTALAQQPDREIAIYWGGRELQHLYDLEELNALAVKHPNLRVVPVVEQPEAGWQGRSGTVLTAVMQDFATLAEHDIYIAGRFEMAKIARDRFCAERGAKEGQMFGDAFAFI, encoded by the coding sequence ATGACGATTTTAAGCTGTAAAGTAACCTCGGTTGAAGCGATTACCGATACCGTATATCGCGTCCGCCTGATCCCCGAAGCGGATTTCACCTTTCGCGCCGGGCAGTATCTGATGGTAGTGATGGACGAGCGCGACAAGCGTCCGTTCTCGCTCGCTTCAACCCCGATGGAAAAAGAGATTATTGAGCTGCATATCGGCGCCTCCGATCTCAATCTCTACGCTATGGCGGTGATGGATCGCATCCGCAACGACCGTCAGATCACCGTGGATATTCCGCACGGCGACGCCTGGCTGCGCGAAGAGAGTTCGCGCCCGATCGTGTTGATCGCCGGCGGTACCGGCTTCTCCTATGCGCGCTCTATCCTGCTGACCGCGCTGGCGCAGCAGCCGGATCGCGAAATCGCAATTTACTGGGGCGGCCGCGAGCTGCAGCATCTCTACGATCTGGAGGAGCTTAACGCGCTGGCGGTGAAGCATCCCAATCTGCGCGTGGTGCCGGTGGTTGAGCAGCCGGAGGCGGGCTGGCAGGGACGTTCCGGCACGGTGCTGACGGCGGTTATGCAGGATTTCGCCACGCTGGCGGAGCACGATATCTATATCGCCGGTCGCTTTGAGATGGCGAAGATCGCCCGCGACCGCTTTTGCGCCGAGCGCGGCGCGAAAGAAGGGCAGATGTTTGGCGACGCCTTCGCCTTTATTTAA